From Quercus robur chromosome 8, dhQueRobu3.1, whole genome shotgun sequence:
ATCTCAATCCTAGATTCACTTCCTCTCCATCTTGGGTTCTGTGCTATTACCCTCAAAAGAAGTTAGTGTCTCTTTCGTTTTCTCTATCACTAATTTGTCTagttgttgttttatttttattttgttgaaatagttgttttttaattgttcaatAATAATGTTAGGTATTAATCGAAGATCGTATTATATTCcttctttatatatacatatttcatAGTATCAACTCTAGCATGATAAGATTCATTGTAAATTTTACATATCAttgtaaattatatatatatatatatatatatatatatatcatatcatatcatatcatatgtaaaatttacacacatatatataaatatatatatatatatatatatgtacattaTGCCCTACCTTATCCtactttaattttttccctACAATCCAGAGTatttaaacctaaaaataaatgaCAAGAAACCCAAAGAATTAAGTTTAGACTTGACAACTTATATTAAGGGTTTGTCTGGAatccgcttattttactgaaattgaattttttttgctaaaagtacggtaaataaaagtaaaagttaattgaaatagtacgGTATGATCcctgaatagtagcaaaaataagctgaatagtaaaataagttggcaaaaaaaaaaaactttgccaaacaaacactaagcctctttttttttttttttttttccaccttaCATTAAATTAGTTGAACAAGTAGTTTACCTTCTTATATTCACATTTTAGTATAGCGAAAGAAGCAACTGacaaattttttagcaaaagaTAAAGAGGTTTGACTGTctgtaatttaaatttattcacATTCATCctcataaatttgattttttatatatataattttcaagttaaataatttttgtaagagcattttctacccaaaaaaatattataaaagatTTATGTGAAAAAGGACAAAAGTTTGGAAAAGAGCCCTCACATTCCatgtcaacattttttttttttggtttggtgaGTACAAggtataaaatatttacataaaCTAAGAAAATGCAACGACCTAAACTAGTCAAAATTACATAATAAATACAACTGTCACCCacccaaacaaataaatttaaaaacataaagtcAAGGATAATATacgttttattttattttttctgagcAAAGAGTATACAGAGACATGaacaacttgatttttttttgctacaagaCATGAACAACTTGATTGATGAATGATGATAGACATGTCAAATACGAAAGAATCTTCTATTGTCTGCTTCCTAATACAGGTCACCATAAGAGTTTGACTTCAAATAAAACCTACtctataatattattctatatctctctctctctctgcacgTTCATTTTCAACTATTAATAGTAAAGATAGAAATTTAGCACCCTTTCCACTTCCCAACCCTCCacccatatctctctctctctctcaatggaGACGAAACGTCAGCTTTTCATCTTCACTGCGGCGGCGCTGCTAATCTACGCCGGGTGCGCATCCTCCGCCAAACAATGCTCCGACTGCGGCAACACCACAGTCCCATACCCACTCAGCACGAGCCCCACCTGCGGCGACCAGTCCTACAAAATCCGCTGCGACGCGGCGGCTGGCGGCGGTACGCTGGTGTTCGACACACTCAACAACACGTACCCAATCGCATCCATCAACCCCTCCGCCCAGCGCTTCGTGATCAAGCCCGCCACCCTGgtctccaacgccacctgcgTCACCTCCGATCTCGTCCACCAGGGTCTCCAGCTCAACAGCTCGCTCCCATTCAACGTCACCAGCAGCAACACCATCTTGTACCTTAACTGCACCGCCGACTTGCTCCGCTCGCCTCTGAATTGCTCGTCCTCGAGTCTCTGCCACGTGTACGCTAACTACACCAGGGGAGTCTGTGCCAACGCTCCGCTGTGTTGTACCTTCAAGGCTGGTGGGTCGTCCACTTCGTACATGATTCGGGTTAGGGAGTCCGGGTGCAGTGCGTACACGAGCTTTGTGAACTTGGACACGAGTTTGGGAGTGGACCGGTGGGGTCAACCCGGTTTGGAGATTCAGTGGGTGTCGCCGAGAGAACCGGTTTGTGGGTCCCAGGTGGATTGTAATGATGGTGGGAACTCAACTTGTGGGCTTGACCCAGCTGAGAGTGGGGTCAGGAGGTGCTTCTGTAACTCTCCACTTGTCTGGGACCCAATTCAAGGGGTCTGTGTAAAATGTGAGAGTTGCCTacttgtcttttattttattatttttatcagtGGAGTATTGTAATTGGCTAACAcgttggcaattttttttttgtgtttttgtgtagaTTGTCAAGATGCTCAGGGCTGTGGCAAAGCAGACAGGACAGCACTTATAGCAGGTAGTTTTGCTAGTAAATACCACTACCCTTTTGTTTGGGTTGGCTTGCAATTATTTGTGATTGATTGTTTTAAGTTACCACTTACGGTCATTTGCAAACATTTGGTATATGTgtttagatatatatttttaatttttaaataatattatatgtatttttatatattttttcatctatatatattttttaaaaatgcaaacaacgttactagaacacCATTACTAAACAGGCTAGATAACTCAGTTTAGTTTGATTCTAACTTATTCTAAAAACTAATTGGTATTTTGGTATGATAATAAAGAACTCTCATTAGAAATTGCCGCAATAAGCTAAAATcctatctaaaaataaaaatttactatctcttaaattttagttatggcccattgtttttatttttcaaaaatattttttaacataaGTCATTACTCATTACACCTAAAACACGTGATTTTGGAGAATTTAGtggatggtttttatttttttaaaattaatcttTCTTGCTTGAagaactttgattctttctagATGGATAATATCCTTCCTGGACAAGCAACAATCGGATGGCACACGTTTTCTTACTGGTCAAACAATCGAAAACAGGGGTGAGGTTTGAAATTTAAGCCAATTAGGTGCGAATTTCTCATAAGGAGTGCCATGTACTCACTGTAATTTCTACGTTAAGATTCTCTATTAGAGCTTTACTTCGTTTATCCGAATTTGTTTATCTAGTTCTCTAGGAATGAGATGTAATAGGTATATGTAATATCAATCTCATAATAATCTTTGATTTGagtaagaattttttatatGCAACTAGGACCTAATTCTTGCTTTGATACAGAAACCTTCAACGCTGGTGATTGTGAAGTGGTGGTTTTACTTAGTGAACGAAGTAGTTATCTTGACTTTCATATGGAGTATTATTAGTAAGTCACACTAAGCGCTAAAATTAAAACATTGGTGATTGTGAAGTGGTGGTTTTACTTAGTGAATGAAGTAGTTATCTTGACTTTCATGCTTAGTATTATTAGTAAGTCACTAAGagctaaaattaaaacaaacacttgatttaaaattaaatttggatGCTTTGACTTTAacataatttatatatgatatttGATGATAAGTAAGCAAtatcacacacatatatacacacaagtTACTTTGATACATAATTAAATAGTTGGAATTTCCATTGGAGATCTTTGGAGCAAATTCATACCTTTTCTTAGAAACAAAGTCATACTTAAGGGCTAGAAATTTCAATTTCGCAGGAGCCTCTACTCATCAAAATACAAAAGTGATTGCAACCAAATGAGCatgcaaatatataaaaatttctgCACTATTATGTCTAACAAAATTGAGAATATTTTGGTGTAGGCTTAACTTCTGGCCTTGGTGCAACGCTATTTCTAGCCATCATCGCCATCCTACTCTATAAACGCCATAGGCGCATCATAGAAGCACAAGAACGCCTGGCCAAAGAGCGCGAAGATATCCTAAATGCTAGTGGTGGAGGCAGAGCTGCAAAATTATTCACTGGCAAAGAAATTAAGAAAGCAACACATGATTTTTCCAAGGACCGCCTCCTAGGTGCTGGTGGGTATGGTGACGTCTACAAAGGCTTTCTACAAGATGGCACTGTTGTAGCAGTTAAGTGTGCCAAGCTTGGAAACACCAAAGGCACTGATCAGGTCCTCAATGAGGTCCGAATTCTATGCCAAGTTAATCACCGGAGCCTTGTGCACCTTCTAGGTTGTTGTGTTGAGTTAGAGCAGCCTATTTTGGTCTATGAGTACATTGAGAATGGAGCGCTTTTAGAACATCTGCAGGGTCTAAAACATGGCGGGCGAGGCCAACTTACTTGGAGCCATCGTCTCCGCATTGCTCATGACGCTGCTGAAGGTCTCGCTTATCTCCATTCATCTGCTGTTCCTCCAATATATCATCGCGATGTCAAGTCTAGTAACATTTTACTCGATGAGAAATTGAATGCTAAGGTTTCTGATTTTGGGTTATCTAGGTTGGCTCATACTGATATGAGTCACATCTCAACGTGTGCTCAAGGAACTCTGGGATACCTTGATCCTGAATATTATAGAAACTACCAGTTGACCGATAAGagtgatgtttatagttttggagTTGTGTTGTTGGAGCTATTGACGTCTCAGAAGGTGATTGATTTTAATAGGGCAGAAGATGATGTGAACTTGGCAGTTTATGTGCAGAGAATGGTGGAGGAAGAAAGGATAATGGATGTCATTGATCCTATGCTAAAAGAGGGAGCAACCACTTTGGAGATGGAGACCATGAAGGCTTTGGGTTTTCTGGCAGTGGGTTGCTTGGAAGAACGTAGACAGAACCGGCCTTCCATGAAAGAGGTTACTGAGGAGATTGAGTACATCATAAGCATTGCCAAGGCAAAGGCTGTAGAGAATTAGCAGTTAAGAGGTTTCCATGGACATTGGGATAAGTCATGAttggtgtttgtttttgttgtaattatGTCTCCTACCTATGACATGATTTCGTTTAGCTTATGACGTATATGGGTGTGTATCACCttagttttggtttgataataagATATAATCTGTACTTTTGATGGTTACTAGTCCATTCAGGCATGGCATAGCTTTACCTCCCACGTTTAGAGGCAGCTAGATGCAAGTAGAAATACCGGATAACAACTTTGGGAGTTCAAAGGTTGGGCAAAAATGAAAGGCAGACCACACCCATGCTGGTCATAAAACAACCAATTTGACGCTGCCTACACCTCATATTTCTATTTACTTTCTCTCTTGTAATTTAGGAAGAGCACCAAACATATTGGCAAAATTTCACTTAAAGTTGTTTGTAACAATCACATAATtataatcacaatttttttttaatcattatatAATCAATTATATGTTAAGGTGGCAATTTGTGTTAGTGATTTATATTGTGTCGAGATATGGGTATTCAAATACATGGCTCAACCAAACACCCATTTAATTATTGTGTCAAACACCCTAAATGCTAACACAATCCATTAATTAAGTTTTATCAATATgaccattaaaattattttaattactaaattatatttagaatttaaatatatttttgagaaaaatgacaTGTATTTATATTAACAAGGCTACCACTAACTCAGATCTTTATCTTCTcctattttcccttttttcattttttcccatATTAAAAgacctcatatatatatatatggaaaggtTAAAGGATGTTTTAAAACCAttggtttaagaaatatttttagaaactttttatgggaaaataaaaaaagtaacttattttattattattattattttttttttacagatttttatattttccataaaagttgtataaaattttttctaaaatgatttattaacaaatgccctaaaaGCAAACaatatagtaataaaataagagaACAATATGGAAATAAAGTGATAAACTAATGGATAAcattttcaaaaggaaaaaccaCTATGAGATAATGTAAATGAAGTCAATACTATGTTGAAGGCTGTTTCGGTTTGATTAGTAagacaaaatattttgatactGGTTGATACCGAGATGTACTGTTTCATGTTTACcgctaattttatatatttatataaatttatttatttgtatattcattagtcaaaatttatatcatttactaaaaacatttaattttttttttgagaagaagttcATATCTCATTTAATATGCTAATTTCTAACTAAAATgtcaatttattgataatagtagaCCATTGATTTTCATATACTTAAATGAtactctaataataataattaaaaaaaaaaatgcaaacctGAGGGTGTATTTATAATGCCATAGTGgtattctaaataataataataacaataaagaagaagaagatgaagaagaagaatagttCTGTTGAGCGgtgcttttgttttcttgtttttagcCTCCATCTCTACTGCCACACTCACCATCATCAATATGATGCTGCTGCCATAGTGGTATTCAATAACATGGCAGTGACAATAGCTAGAAACTATAATTACTATTTGTACTTAAAGTGAAGGcctagggaacaaaaataaaaaagttgtattCATAAATATCTGCTGGACAACATTAACTTCAGCTTGAGAGATTAGTTGAGTACATAAATTATTTGTAGGTAAAATGAGAGCAATTGTGTTACAGCCAAGGAATTATAACAAAGAAGACTTTGCAAGTTGTGCAGACTGGGAAGAGGAGAGCTGAGATTGAAAAGAAAGTAGTTCAGAATTCAAGATGCTTTGCAAAAACGTGAAAGGGATGAAGTAAATGCAGTAGGTTTCAATGAAATAATACCCGAAATATATAGACAGTCTTTGTACAAAACAAAGCTACCACACTGACCTCAATGAGCGGCAGATTTCGATTGTGAACGGCTTATTCgaaattttgttaaaagtgAATTAAAGTATgtttgtaattttaaaaaagttaaaaaaaagaagaagttgtcATACTAATAGTGTATAAAaatattggtaagtaaaaaagtaacgCAAGTTTAGTTAGATTTAACACCATAAACATGTGGAGGATGATCTTCTATTCAcaccattaaatcattaatatGTCTTATATGTTTAGTTAGATTATAAGTTACAGGATTTTCCAATTGATGATATGTGAGAAAATAACATCACTAAAGGTATCGGTAAAGGACTTTGCAAAAGTGAGCAAATGTTTAGAAGGCTAAAGATTCATCCTCACTTCTCAAGGCTTTGATGAATTTGATAGATTTGTTGAGGCAATTGACATCAATGTTTAATCGAAAATGCTAGAGCTACaagctattttttatttttatttttacaaatagtTGATATTGTAAgtgattattagtaagtaaagTAATGAGCTCAAAtgagaattaataaaaatttgtcacataAGTATTACTCATGCTTAATATATGTTAATCATTTAGCTTATTTAGAAAAATGCTAGTGGTTGGccataaaaaccaataaaaaatttggtcaCAGCAATAACTTATAAAAAACATTTGTGAGGTTCAgtccaaaattttcatttattttactaACTCTTTCTCTTCTATAAATAGATCACATTGTCACTCTAGAAATGCACCAGTACTCACCCTTCTTCCTCAACatcatcttttctctctttcattttttttttctctcctttcttGTTCCCTTCCCCAACTCTCACCTCTCCTCCAGTGAGGTCCTCAACCAAAGCATTATTTTCTGTGCTCCATGCCCTATTCTTCATGACCAAGCCTCTCTCTCCAGTCCCTGCTTAGAACACTCGAGGAGGATATAGAAAACGATGTCCTTGCCTTTGCGGTATTGGTGTTGTTGCTTTCATTCAGACACTAAAGAggtttctttttatatatattttttttatttttttacgcctaattttttttttcaaagccggtttttgttatttcttacccttttttgttatttttgagaTTGGCCAGTTTTTGGCCAATCACAATCACTTCGATTTAAATTCCCTCTCAACTTCCCTCACCATATTGTCTAGCTTCATTACAGCAACATATTTGTTATGAGTTGATGCTAATACCcctttattgtgaaaaaaaaaaattaccaagtacttttttttttttttgataggatttACCCAGTACTTGAATTCTTGAAAGTAacgtaccatacaaaaagaaaaagaaaaaaaaaagagaaagataaatcactccacagtcGATCCACACTCTAAATAATAATtgttatcttaaatatttataatccacataataatataaaatttacaaaagaaaaaaagtgaaaaaaaaaattacccagtatttgatttcttgaaagtaaagtaccgcacaaaaagaaaaaaaaaagaaaaagataaagataaatcactacATAGTCCAAACtctaaatattaattactatcttaaatatttacaatccacttaataatatacaacttacaaaagaaaaaaaaaagttaaaaaaaaaaaatttatctgatacttgatttcttgaaaataaagtactatacaaaaagaaaaagaaaaagaaaaaacaaagataaagatAAGTCACTCTACAGTCCAAACTCTAAATACTAataactatcttaaatatttattatccacttaataatataaaatttacaaaagaaaaaaaatttacccagtACTTTATTTCtggaaagtaaagtaccatacaaaaaaaaaaaaaaaagataaagataaattactCCACAGTTGACagtctaaatactaattactatcttaaatatttataatctacttaataatataaaatttacaaaagaaaaaaaagtgaaaaaatattttaccctatacttgatttcttgaaagtaaagtactacacaaaaagaaaaaaaaagaaaaagataaagataaagataaatgaCTCAACGGTCCATACTCCaaatactaattattatcttaaatatttataatccacttaataatgtaaaatttaccaaaaaaaaaaaagtgaaaaataaatttacctagtacttgatttcttgaaagtaaagtaccattcaaaaagaaaaagataaaaaaaaaatataaagataaatcactctgCAATCCACATTCTAataactatcttaaatatttataattcacttaataatataaaatttgcaaaagaaaaaaaaaagtgaatttttttttatacccaatacttgatttcttgaaagtaaagtaccatacaaaaagaaaaagaaaaaaagatgataaatcACTTCATGGTCCATACTCTAGACaataattactatcttaaatatttataatccacttaacaatataaaatttacaaaagaaaaaaaaaaagtgataaaaaataatttacccTATTCTTGATTTCTTGTAAGTAAagtatcataaaaaaaaaaataaagaaaacaaaaagataaagataaatcactccacggtccaaactccaaatactaattactatcttaaatatttataatccacataataatataaaatttacaaaagaaaataaaattttcccagtactttatttcttgaaagtaaagtaccatataaaaagaaaaagaaaaaaaaaagaataaagaaaaatcactCTACAGTCCACattctaaatactaattattatcttaaatatttataatccacttaataatataaaatttaaaaaaaaaagtgaaaaaaaaaatttaccctgtacttgattttttgaaagtaaagtaccatacaaaaataaataaagaaaaatcactACACAGTtcacactctaaatactaattactatcttaaatatttataatacacttgataatataaaatttacaaaagaaaaaaagtgaaaaaaaaattatccaatacttgatttcttcaaaataacgtaccatacaaaaaagaaaaaaagataaagataagtCACTCTGCAGTCCATACTCTATGATGAGTCCATAAAAACTATTAAAGTCGTCCATCTTAATGGACGGTCATTGCGTCATTAGTAGGCCATCAAAGATTTATGAGTAACCGCCCAACACATTCAATAAAGATCATCAAAGGCCTTAAACCCTTTCATCAAGACAAAGAACGTTACAATTAGGGTAATAATTACCCTCATTTATGTCCAACAGctacctaagtcacctataaaagggacaatCTATCAATTTGCTAAGGTACGTCAAAAAACTACTACAAAACACTATCTATATATGAAATATATGGATTGGTACTAATTTAAGCATCGGAGGCTCCCCCACCGGGCACAACCTGGTGGTCTTTTCGATCTATCTCTCATTTATCTTGCAGGTTCTATAAGGTCGTCTAATGCTCCGGATTGAACGAGGGACCCAATTgacgattttggcatcatcagtttggcgctgtctgtgggaaaAGACAAGTCATTGTTCTCTTCCCATGACAAAGGGTCACTTAGTTCATTCAAAAGATATGAACACCATGATATTGTAGTCAGTCTCGGTCAACTAGATGGAATGTGGTGGAAAGATCCTCTGATAGAAGCAGATCTACCCATGACAAAGCAGTCTTGTAGTCTTCCAACCCAAAGGGACGAGCACACAAAATTTGGAGGCCAAATCAAATCACCTCTATGTGATTTCGCAAAAAATGTCATCATGTTACTGTGGGTCGATGATCTTGGGCACAAACGAGATGGTTTGCGTCAAGAACCCAAGGTAACTCTTATGCctttattcaaaataaataaataaataaataagaagcaaGAGCAAAGATAAAATTGCCCCAAAGATACATAGCCTACCCCATTGAGCCATTCTATGAGTATCATTGCTTAGGTATGTCTATGGGTTTATTCTCCCAAAAGTTATTTTTCTACTTGATACTATTACGTTTTGCATAAGATTTTAAATTCCTAGATTACTCCAAATAAGTCAACCATAATAATGGTAGTCCCAAATCACACTAGGCCTCGTCAATGGGCCGGGCCGGGCCGGCCCGACCCgtttttacttggcccatgggtCTAATAGGCTAGGTTTAAGGGGTATTGACTAGTCAATGGGTTGGGTCGGGCCGGGCTGgatggaaaaaccctagcccatGGCCCTACCCATGGGCAATGCCCATTTGGGCTTTAGCGGGCTGGGCTAGTGAGGTGGGTTTAATGGGCTACCCATGGGCATTTTTAACAGATCTTCAATGaggttataaaaatttaaccaaaaaaattataattatatattattacaaactatcaaattgaacaattaaatctactaaaaagattctattaaaaaaaatactaagacatACCGCTTAAAAAGGTactaaaataagattaattaacttttattgataagaataaataagtacattgaattaaatatcaactcttaaagaaaatatttgaagaataaaataccaattcttaaaagaaatatatgaagaatcaaatatcaactcattaaggaaagaatttcttccaaccaacggtaagctttttttatttattttttatttaaaggaatttcttctataattgtaacttgtaaggaaagaattggaatttatcaaaggaaagaatgacTTTCTTTCCAGAGGTACAGAGGTAGGGCAACAATCATCTTAgtaactttgttttaaaaatcaaagctactagactaataccaaaatatatatttattatgcataTTGTATCACAATCATTTCAAGTATTTAGTGGTTAGGTGTGTGGtcttaaagtttttataatgtctaaagttcaatccctcacccacccaacccccaaattattttgttataaattttgggTAATGAGTCAGGCTAACGAGTCGGGCTACTGGGCTGGGTTAACGGGCCGGCCCACTGGGCGCCCATGGGTAAAGAAACTAACCCATAGCCTGTCCCATTGGGCTACTGGGCTGCCCATGGGCTTCAATATTACCGGGCTGGGCTGCCCATTAGCCTGGTGGGCTAGCGGGCTACTGGGCCAGCCCATGGGTCAtgggctatttgatgacccttaaATCACAGCTTTGTCTTTCTATATTTGTTTTAGATCTCAATTTAATCATACCAAAGTTGCTATATATGGTGATATATAAATGGAAGGAATGGGAATCATAGCTTCGGCTAAAGGCTTTATaaaataacaatacaaaaaaaatggtGGTATATAATTTAACATCTATGTGAGATTTGGAAATACAATGAATATGCATTTGTGAAATTCCTAATCTGGTATTAAAGAAATATGGGAAGTAATTGGTCAGCTATATACTTGCAATTTCCATTACAGTTTGCTATGTGgtttaatggaaaattttaaacCTTTCGTAATGTCCGAATTTCCCAATaaaacttttgttttaatgTCAGTAGTTTCTTACCAATTTCAGTTTGTAGTGTTGGctaaatttggaattttctttaatGCCTAGTATTTGGTTGAATATAAACATAAGATTAATGGAATCTTAAAAACTATTAATCAATTGCTGCATTATGATGCCTGCtgtaaaaaaacattttccttacTAACTCTTATTGACAAATGTGTCGATATACATGTATAAATAGTTATACGTTTCTAGTTTCTACAACTATGTCTTGAATTCCATGTGAAATTTGGAATAATTGAAAATGCTCATGTTTcatacaagaaaaaaatttgatgggATTTAtgagtatttaaaaaaaatatatatcatgaaTTTTTATGAACCCCATAAATTATGGTGTTTCTATTTTGAAGAACCTTATATTGAAAAGAGTTCATGTGCCTTTAAATAATTGAGAATTTTATGTGCCACgtttttcatttgaattttgtCAAATAGTAGGGGTATTGAAATTGAggaacaagaaaacaaaattttaagctaCAATTGATGAGActtattgtgtatatatatatatatatatatatatatatatgaagggtaattctacggtaccccccaaaaaaaaaggggggtacggtacccactagTAGGTAACCTGCTATATCaggttacttttttctcatacttgacgattccatcctcacattatacagttccaacatcacatgtgacagttattttctcacattttgtggttcccttatttttttctcacatttgatggttctatcctcacattatgcagttccaacatcacatgtgacagttcttttct
This genomic window contains:
- the LOC126697575 gene encoding wall-associated receptor kinase-like 20; this encodes METKRQLFIFTAAALLIYAGCASSAKQCSDCGNTTVPYPLSTSPTCGDQSYKIRCDAAAGGGTLVFDTLNNTYPIASINPSAQRFVIKPATLVSNATCVTSDLVHQGLQLNSSLPFNVTSSNTILYLNCTADLLRSPLNCSSSSLCHVYANYTRGVCANAPLCCTFKAGGSSTSYMIRVRESGCSAYTSFVNLDTSLGVDRWGQPGLEIQWVSPREPVCGSQVDCNDGGNSTCGLDPAESGVRRCFCNSPLVWDPIQGVCVKYCQDAQGCGKADRTALIAGLTSGLGATLFLAIIAILLYKRHRRIIEAQERLAKEREDILNASGGGRAAKLFTGKEIKKATHDFSKDRLLGAGGYGDVYKGFLQDGTVVAVKCAKLGNTKGTDQVLNEVRILCQVNHRSLVHLLGCCVELEQPILVYEYIENGALLEHLQGLKHGGRGQLTWSHRLRIAHDAAEGLAYLHSSAVPPIYHRDVKSSNILLDEKLNAKVSDFGLSRLAHTDMSHISTCAQGTLGYLDPEYYRNYQLTDKSDVYSFGVVLLELLTSQKVIDFNRAEDDVNLAVYVQRMVEEERIMDVIDPMLKEGATTLEMETMKALGFLAVGCLEERRQNRPSMKEVTEEIEYIISIAKAKAVEN